One genomic window of Daphnia pulex isolate KAP4 chromosome 12, ASM2113471v1 includes the following:
- the LOC124209413 gene encoding uncharacterized protein LOC124209413, with product MQLKSVKSLSRLCEYVILHNMKLFLSESDIVALMDNELDLENNTNNPFDQLPSNVVDGFLNFTCKSIFVFLVGDQYRPRAIEYLPLLITPHLTELEIPFMAGGKLDQRKKDTHYILRLASVRSKQLKILRMRLMFNYDSAFPFHINLICKFSKLQVLDVSTDVSLSKLSRFPSAQDAFLHLLGQHCTELRILSARYHPITDAGIRGLCVIGNCRSIRLLNFYGCKAITNQGIKTAFNNLPFLKILWNEATIDGLAEIAQNAADQGLPIPKYALLALYILKNTVYKAGSLEKSVLLCPYITKVDMTLMCDGIVKDADLVSLLSLKSLYILEIDQRKPLNFNEVTFRYSGGITFEGGVLPLLKKFGNSLTKLELDVFFLDLDILTIMQFCHKLQYLCLHMRSKFDRWPKEEEQKSGNKREIPILKHLEELMLCSDDSLHSFVPAEIVLILLSSPLLSFISIKLLNNLTDKIIRKATHVNSFRHLERLWLTHCNEVTKYGVNLFLQQNIPLKKLILERCDKITFEDSIEWEETLTKNNWELELEIRHPY from the exons ATGCAACTGAAAAGTGTCAAATCGCTATCAAGATTGTGTGAATATGTAATTTTGCACAATATGAAATTGTTTCTAAGTGAATCGGATATTGTTGCCCTTATGGATAACGAACTGGATTTagaaaacaacacaaataatCCATTTGATCAGTTAC cTTCAAATGTTGTGGACGGTTTTCTCAACTTTACTTGTAAAAGTATTTTCGTATTTCTCGTCGGAGACCAATACCGGCCAAGAGCTATTGAATACCTTCCCCTTTTAATAACACCACACCTTACTGAATTAGAAATACCATTTATGGCTGGTGGAAAACttgatcaaaggaaaaaagatacaCATTACATTCTTCGACTGGCTTCAGTAAGAAGCAAA CAGCTGAAAATATTGCGGATGCGGTTGATGTTTAATTATGATTCTGCATTTCCATTTCATATTAATCTGATATGCAAGTTTTCAAAACTACAAGTTTTGGATGTATCTACTGATGTCAGCTTGTCCAAATTATCTCGGTTTCCTTCAGCACAGGATGCATTTTTGCATCTTCTTGGGCAACATTGTACAGaattaag GATACTAAGCGCAAGATACCATCCCATCACAGACGCTGGAATTAGAGGACTGTGCGTGATTGGAAATTGCAGATCCATTCGCTTACTTAATTTCTACGGTTGCAAAGCAATAACCAATCAAGGCATTAAAACTGCTTTTAATAATCTGCCTTTCTTGAAAATACTTTGGAATGAGGCAACCATTGACGGTTTGGCTGAAATAGCTCAAAATGCTGCAGATCAAGGGCTACCTATTCCTAAATACGCGTTGCTTGCCctatatattttgaaaaatacagtATACAAAGCTGGTAGTCTTGAAAAATCGGTGCTCCTCTGTCCTTACATTACAAAAGTGGACATGACATTGATGTGTGATGGAATCGTAAAAGACGCGGATCTCGTTAGTTTACTTTCCCTTAAAAGCCTCTACATCCTTGAAATCGATCAAAGAAAGCCTTTAAACTTTAATGAAGTTACTTTTAGATATTCTGGAGGTATCACTTTTGAAGGAGGAGTTCTTCCCCTTCTCAAAAAATTTGGGAATTCCTTGACAAAATTAGAACTTGACGTTTTCTTCCTTGACTTAGACATTTTAACCATAATGCAATTTTGCCACAAGCTTCAATACCTTTGCCTTCATATGCGCAGCAAATTTGATCGTTGgcctaaagaagaagaacaaaaatcgggaaataaaagggaaattccTATCTTAAAACATCTGGAAGAATTGATGTTATGTTCTGATGATTCGCTTCATTCCTTTGTCCCCGCAGAAATTGTGTTAATCTTATTGTCTTCTCCGTTACTATCATTCATTTCCATAAAACTTTTGAATAACCTAACTGACAAAATCATACGAAAAGCAACGCATGTCAATTCCTTTCGTCATCTTGAGAGATTGTGGTTAACTCACTGTAACGAAGTAACTAAATACGGTGTGAACCTTTTTTTACAACAGAATATCCCTCTAAAGAAACTGATTTTGGAACGTTGCGATAAGATAACGTTTGAAGATTCCATCGAATGGGAAGAAACTTTGACCAAGAACAATTGGGAACTTGAATTAGAAATACGTCACCCTTACTAA